A region from the Leptospirillum ferriphilum ML-04 genome encodes:
- a CDS encoding signal transduction histidine kinase — MSAPKKEDLSARKVLHTLLSMGPGRLKVYLGWAPGVGKSRRALLDLATLKKRGIVPVIGWLEDKGREEIRILAGEFRSVPPREVVVAGKSFREMDVEAILRESPPIVFVDELARDNPPVSGRLSRWEEVGRLLESGISVVTTLNAMHVHELAPTVSRLLERPVEVTLPLDFLRKADEIVVVDIPPAELRERIRKGLVFPPEQIDRALKGPYREPNLVRLRELTLDFAARVLDAQLVRQGGKKGVYERVLVLVSDHPEAFKSLLGYGGALSRRLGGELLVLHLRKISLLGKRPPLDRTVLEEMQQAVRENGGKMSVLWTRNFAWTLWRFIQKTGTTRLIMGHAGRVRPWRKSLVRNVLRYFPRIDVEILLLPSLVDLPPVPEPGGGEIPVPEREEGGGTFTLFLGAAAGIGKTYRMLAEAQHLLREGVNLVVGYLETHRRPETEKMATGLPFLPRIPVYYHGLVLEEMDLDGILARRPRLVLVDELAHSNPPGFRNPKRYQDVFEILSAGIDVFSTLNVQHLETLNDLIEFQTGIRVHETVPDSVLMRVDSLVLVDLTPEALQARLMEGNVYPPEKVQEALDNFFTKSNLTALRELAMRQVAETARFRLMIRGRGGILLVGVSDRLEDGALIRRGATLSERLGLSMVVLSITSGHTVPRWRNELESLTRTLSGTFSEESSDRWEEFFVERCRALRPGLVLLGQSAWRPGMESTAEKIARNLTDTPLLIIPLNIREHRKEVFG, encoded by the coding sequence ATGAGTGCACCGAAAAAGGAAGATCTTTCGGCTCGAAAGGTTCTCCATACGCTTTTGTCGATGGGGCCAGGACGTCTCAAGGTGTATCTGGGATGGGCCCCCGGGGTCGGAAAATCCCGCAGAGCCCTTCTGGACCTGGCCACGTTGAAAAAAAGAGGGATCGTTCCCGTCATCGGGTGGCTCGAAGACAAGGGGCGGGAGGAGATCCGGATTCTGGCCGGGGAGTTTCGCTCCGTTCCGCCCCGGGAAGTGGTTGTTGCCGGAAAATCGTTTCGGGAAATGGATGTCGAAGCGATTCTCCGGGAATCGCCGCCGATTGTTTTTGTCGATGAACTCGCCCGCGACAACCCCCCGGTTTCCGGGCGCCTGTCGCGCTGGGAGGAAGTGGGCCGCCTGCTCGAGTCGGGAATCAGTGTCGTCACGACACTCAATGCGATGCATGTTCATGAGCTGGCCCCGACCGTGAGCCGTCTTCTGGAGCGCCCTGTCGAGGTGACCCTTCCCCTGGACTTTTTGCGCAAGGCCGACGAAATCGTCGTGGTGGACATTCCTCCGGCAGAACTGCGGGAACGGATCCGCAAAGGGCTGGTCTTTCCACCGGAGCAGATCGATCGGGCGCTCAAAGGACCCTACAGGGAGCCGAATCTGGTCCGTCTCCGGGAGTTGACCCTGGATTTCGCAGCCCGGGTTCTGGATGCCCAGCTTGTGCGGCAAGGGGGAAAAAAGGGGGTCTATGAGCGTGTCCTGGTTCTGGTTTCCGATCATCCGGAGGCGTTCAAAAGCCTTCTCGGCTATGGAGGCGCCCTTTCGCGCCGTCTTGGCGGAGAGCTTCTGGTCCTTCATCTTCGCAAGATTTCCCTTCTGGGAAAACGCCCTCCTCTCGACCGGACCGTTCTCGAAGAGATGCAGCAGGCGGTTCGTGAAAATGGAGGGAAGATGTCCGTGCTGTGGACGAGGAACTTTGCCTGGACGCTCTGGCGGTTTATCCAGAAAACAGGCACGACCCGGCTCATCATGGGTCATGCGGGCCGCGTTCGCCCCTGGAGAAAATCCCTTGTCCGGAACGTCCTTCGCTACTTTCCCCGCATTGATGTCGAAATCCTCTTGCTGCCGTCGCTTGTTGACCTTCCTCCGGTTCCGGAACCGGGGGGCGGGGAGATTCCTGTCCCGGAGCGGGAGGAAGGAGGCGGAACGTTCACGCTTTTTCTGGGCGCCGCGGCGGGGATCGGAAAAACTTACAGGATGCTGGCGGAAGCTCAACATCTTCTCCGGGAGGGGGTAAATCTGGTTGTGGGATACCTGGAAACCCACCGCCGTCCCGAAACGGAAAAAATGGCGACAGGGCTTCCTTTTCTTCCCCGCATTCCGGTCTATTATCATGGCCTTGTCCTGGAAGAAATGGATCTGGACGGGATTCTGGCCCGGCGTCCGCGCCTCGTTCTCGTGGACGAGCTGGCCCACAGCAATCCTCCCGGATTCCGTAACCCCAAACGGTATCAGGATGTCTTTGAAATCCTGTCCGCGGGTATCGATGTCTTCTCCACCCTGAATGTCCAGCATCTGGAAACGCTGAACGACCTGATCGAGTTTCAGACGGGGATCCGCGTGCACGAAACCGTTCCGGACAGCGTCCTGATGCGGGTCGACTCCCTGGTTCTGGTGGACCTGACCCCGGAGGCACTTCAGGCCCGGTTGATGGAAGGGAATGTCTATCCTCCGGAAAAAGTGCAGGAAGCGCTCGACAACTTCTTTACCAAGTCCAACCTGACCGCGCTCCGGGAACTGGCCATGAGACAGGTGGCGGAAACCGCGCGGTTCCGGCTGATGATCCGGGGAAGGGGCGGGATTCTTCTCGTCGGTGTCTCGGATCGTCTGGAGGATGGCGCCCTGATCCGGCGGGGGGCCACCCTGTCCGAGAGACTGGGATTGTCCATGGTCGTTCTCTCCATCACGTCCGGTCACACGGTTCCCCGATGGAGAAACGAGCTTGAAAGCCTGACCCGGACGCTTTCGGGAACGTTCTCCGAGGAATCCTCCGATCGCTGGGAAGAGTTTTTTGTCGAACGGTGCCGCGCTCTCCGACCGGGACTCGTCCTTCTCGGCCAGTCTGCATGGAGGCCCGGCATGGAGTCCACCGCGGAAAAAATCGCCCGGAACCTGACCGATACCCCTCTCCTGATCATTCCATTGAACATTCGAGAACACCGGAAGGAAGTTTTCGGATGA
- a CDS encoding NAD(P)-dependent oxidoreductase, whose translation MSGHSAERSPYKEAVWIGTGNMGLPMAKNLLRSGIRLGVHNRTPQRLAPLLKAGAHAIADLRGSLSGTPLVFTMLADDAAVKETVLKEGGLLDSLPQGGVHVSMGTLSPGFVLELSKTHTERGQILVSAPVFGRPDRAEAGTLTIVAAGPQKTLESLLPLLEHLGSPVFCVGEDPSLANHIKVLGNFTLAGLLETLAESLSLARRVGVSPEQLVEILDTALYRSPVFRNYGQLMAREDFQPAGFRMRLGLKDVRLVQKEADRVDVALPLADLLHAGFLAGIHRGMEDWDWSALGQVRAEDAGAARKK comes from the coding sequence ATGAGCGGACACTCCGCCGAAAGAAGCCCTTACAAGGAAGCAGTCTGGATCGGAACGGGAAACATGGGGCTCCCCATGGCGAAAAATCTTCTCCGATCCGGCATCCGTCTCGGCGTCCACAACCGGACGCCCCAACGCCTTGCCCCTCTTCTGAAAGCAGGAGCACACGCGATAGCCGATCTGCGCGGCAGTCTGTCCGGGACCCCTCTCGTTTTTACGATGCTGGCGGACGATGCGGCCGTCAAAGAGACGGTCCTGAAAGAGGGAGGACTGCTGGACAGCTTGCCTCAGGGGGGGGTGCACGTATCGATGGGAACCCTCAGTCCCGGTTTCGTCCTGGAACTGTCGAAGACCCATACGGAAAGGGGGCAGATCCTTGTCAGCGCCCCGGTCTTCGGCCGTCCCGACAGGGCCGAGGCCGGCACTCTGACGATTGTCGCCGCGGGACCCCAAAAAACACTGGAGAGTCTTCTCCCGCTTCTGGAGCATCTGGGATCGCCGGTGTTCTGCGTGGGAGAGGATCCTTCCCTGGCCAATCATATCAAGGTTCTCGGGAATTTTACCCTGGCGGGACTTCTGGAAACCCTGGCCGAAAGCCTTTCTCTCGCCCGCAGGGTCGGCGTTTCCCCCGAACAGCTGGTGGAGATTCTCGACACCGCGCTCTACCGGTCTCCGGTTTTCAGAAACTACGGCCAGCTCATGGCCCGGGAGGATTTTCAGCCGGCGGGGTTTCGGATGCGCCTGGGACTCAAGGATGTGCGTCTGGTCCAAAAAGAAGCGGACCGGGTGGACGTGGCCTTGCCGCTCGCGGATCTTCTCCATGCCGGATTTCTGGCGGGGATTCACCGGGGAATGGAGGATTGGGACTGGTCGGCTCTGGGACAAGTCCGGGCTGAAGATGCGGGCGCGGCCAGGAAAAAGTAA
- a CDS encoding peroxiredoxin gives MRRLTRFNRTGRVLFFLALVLPVCLVLSEERSPAASPVPETGISAPSFSGTDQNGIVHRLSDYRGKWLVLYFFPKADTPGCTTEACSFRDSLLKLKALGARVVGVSMDDRSDQKHFARKYHLPFPLLADPTGTIARAYGAAGGFLNLDHRYTFLINPSGILVKRYLDVDPDHHARQIRDDLRALGAKEATS, from the coding sequence ATGCGTCGACTGACTCGTTTCAACCGGACCGGACGTGTTCTCTTTTTTCTGGCTCTTGTCTTGCCCGTGTGTCTCGTTCTTTCGGAGGAGCGTTCCCCCGCGGCTTCCCCCGTGCCCGAAACGGGGATATCCGCGCCGTCTTTTTCCGGCACGGACCAGAACGGGATCGTTCACCGTCTTTCCGACTATCGGGGGAAATGGCTGGTCCTCTATTTTTTCCCGAAGGCGGACACGCCCGGGTGCACCACGGAAGCCTGCAGTTTTCGGGACAGTCTGCTGAAACTGAAAGCCCTCGGTGCGAGGGTTGTCGGGGTCAGCATGGACGACCGGAGTGACCAGAAGCATTTCGCCCGCAAATATCACCTCCCCTTCCCCCTTCTGGCCGACCCGACCGGGACCATCGCGCGTGCCTACGGAGCGGCGGGCGGATTTCTGAACCTCGATCATCGCTATACCTTTCTGATCAACCCGTCGGGGATCCTTGTCAAACGCTACCTCGATGTCGATCCGGATCACCATGCCCGGCAGATACGGGATGACCTGAGAGCGCTCGGCGCAAAGGAGGCAACCTCATGA
- a CDS encoding CoA-binding protein gives MTSEQESLSMVPSDETIATLIRESKTIAVVGISDKLGRPSLTVSSYLQDHGYSVLPVNPVLESVGHVKCHPSLEALPETPDMVVVFRKPADVPGVVREAANRGIRRIWIQEGIRSPEGYRLAEEHQMQIVMDRCIMKEIMRLGKGTGH, from the coding sequence ATGACATCCGAGCAAGAGTCTCTCTCCATGGTTCCCTCCGATGAAACGATCGCAACATTGATCAGAGAATCCAAAACCATTGCCGTCGTGGGGATTTCCGACAAACTGGGGCGTCCGAGCCTGACCGTCTCAAGCTATCTGCAGGATCATGGATACTCTGTGCTTCCCGTCAATCCGGTTCTCGAATCGGTAGGACACGTCAAATGCCATCCCTCTCTGGAGGCCCTTCCAGAAACACCGGATATGGTCGTCGTTTTCCGGAAGCCGGCGGACGTTCCGGGCGTGGTCCGGGAAGCGGCCAATCGCGGAATCCGGCGAATCTGGATCCAGGAAGGCATCCGGAGCCCCGAAGGCTATCGGCTGGCCGAGGAGCATCAGATGCAGATTGTCATGGATCGCTGCATCATGAAAGAAATCATGCGACTCGGGAAGGGGACCGGACATTGA
- a CDS encoding heterodisulfide reductase-related iron-sulfur binding cluster — protein sequence MPEENLSDPLDKKWLRVADICNGCRRCFHLCPSFDTLFGLLDRPDVDGDPFRLEPDALARTEDGCNYCKLCYNHCPYCPPHAYQLDFPDLMIRSRVRRKKMSGFSRSDRLLARTDWTGKMGTRFAGTVNAAIRNPLLRHIGRLVAGIDERAPILPFAHETFLERLGKRHRSPKRAPEGSPTKVALFVTCLGNYQMPDIPESVLRILEHHSIPVVVPGALCCGMPYLDAGDLEGFRLQAARVRDLYLPLVREGYQIVVPVPTCQLTLRKEFLQYGREEGVPEDFQELSEHSWDFFQFLEKLRAEGRFRTDFKSSPGPLSYHVACHLRDQNIGTPVREILGQIPGTTIRSVEQCSGHGGTWGMKPPHYPLARKKAEKTASVLQENGPGTWASDCPLAGKALEAASGNPVEHPAVLLRKAYGL from the coding sequence GTGCCGGAGGAGAATCTGTCCGATCCGCTCGACAAAAAATGGCTCCGGGTCGCCGACATCTGCAACGGTTGTCGCCGGTGTTTTCATTTGTGTCCGTCCTTCGATACCCTTTTTGGGCTTCTGGATCGCCCGGATGTCGACGGGGATCCTTTTCGTCTCGAACCCGATGCCCTTGCCCGCACCGAAGACGGATGCAACTATTGCAAGCTCTGCTATAACCACTGCCCGTACTGTCCACCCCATGCCTACCAGCTCGATTTCCCCGACCTCATGATCCGTTCGCGTGTCCGTCGCAAAAAAATGTCCGGATTCTCCCGGTCGGATCGTCTCCTTGCCCGGACCGACTGGACGGGAAAGATGGGGACGCGGTTTGCCGGGACGGTCAATGCGGCGATTCGGAATCCCCTGTTGAGGCATATCGGACGTCTGGTGGCCGGAATCGATGAACGGGCTCCGATCCTGCCGTTTGCGCACGAGACGTTTCTGGAGAGACTCGGCAAAAGGCACCGGTCCCCGAAACGGGCTCCGGAAGGCTCTCCCACCAAGGTCGCCCTCTTCGTGACCTGTCTCGGAAACTACCAGATGCCGGACATACCCGAATCCGTCCTGCGCATTCTGGAGCATCACAGTATTCCCGTCGTGGTCCCCGGGGCCCTGTGTTGCGGAATGCCTTACCTCGATGCCGGAGATCTGGAGGGATTTCGGCTTCAGGCCGCGAGAGTGAGGGACCTTTATCTCCCTCTCGTCCGTGAGGGTTACCAGATCGTGGTTCCTGTCCCGACATGCCAATTGACGCTGAGAAAAGAGTTTCTGCAATATGGAAGGGAAGAGGGCGTCCCGGAGGATTTTCAGGAGCTTTCCGAACATTCCTGGGACTTCTTCCAGTTTCTGGAAAAACTGCGCGCGGAAGGCCGGTTTCGGACCGATTTCAAGTCGTCCCCGGGTCCGCTTTCCTATCATGTCGCCTGCCATTTGCGCGACCAGAACATCGGGACGCCGGTCCGGGAGATCCTGGGGCAGATCCCGGGCACAACGATCCGGTCCGTGGAGCAATGCTCCGGACATGGCGGGACGTGGGGAATGAAGCCCCCGCACTACCCTCTTGCCAGGAAGAAAGCGGAAAAAACCGCATCGGTTCTCCAGGAGAATGGTCCGGGCACATGGGCCTCCGACTGCCCGCTGGCGGGAAAAGCCCTGGAAGCGGCATCGGGGAACCCCGTCGAGCATCCGGCCGTTCTTCTTCGAAAGGCCTATGGCCTTTAA
- a CDS encoding DUF3501 family protein, with protein MREIRVTDLLDNTTYEQRRGDFRSRIIALKKDRGMNLGPILRLVFENRDTLLFQIQEMLLVERTTDPEKRAEEVEIYRTMLPTRSTLSATLMIEITEEGRIRETLDTLQGLDRGPYLHLAFGGERVTAQFEPDRSTDEKLSSVHYLTFPFTEKQRSGFLGLPEGERVMLLSDHPRYSAMTILSPGAIRSLQGDLSDE; from the coding sequence ATGAGAGAAATCCGCGTTACCGATCTTTTGGATAACACGACATATGAACAGAGACGCGGAGATTTCCGGTCGCGTATCATTGCCCTCAAAAAGGACCGGGGGATGAACCTCGGGCCCATTTTGCGCCTGGTCTTCGAAAATCGGGACACCCTCCTCTTCCAGATCCAGGAAATGCTTCTTGTGGAACGGACGACCGACCCGGAGAAGCGGGCGGAAGAGGTTGAGATCTACCGCACGATGTTGCCGACCCGTTCGACGCTGTCGGCCACACTGATGATCGAGATTACCGAGGAGGGGCGGATCCGGGAAACCCTCGATACGCTCCAGGGGCTCGACCGCGGTCCCTATCTTCATCTTGCGTTTGGAGGAGAGAGGGTGACCGCCCAGTTCGAACCGGATCGGTCCACCGATGAAAAACTGAGTTCTGTCCATTACCTGACATTTCCCTTCACCGAAAAACAGAGATCCGGCTTTCTCGGTCTTCCTGAAGGGGAAAGGGTCATGCTGCTTTCCGATCACCCCCGGTATTCGGCGATGACCATTCTTTCTCCGGGTGCCATCCGGAGCCTCCAGGGCGATCTGTCTGATGAATGA
- a CDS encoding cysteine desulfurase family protein → MNEVFRASLDCDNQMPLRPGVLEALTRSLEEGGNPMSRSGRGLRARQRLEDARDMLSEILGAHRSEVWFVSCGSEANTWALERTVMRGGLPPRAVFVSPLEHVSVLSAANARSRREGMPVLSLPLAPSGKVQVDALRTLFPEPPFLVSVQWANPEVGLIQPIEEIGRIVQEKGGTFHVDFIAAESFVPVRFRDLPVDLLTVSSARWGGPPGIAALLLKRGGRILPLIEGGGQEDGRRGGTQPDFLAAGWESALRHWKENREEEMARLTGLTRDLSRWVVRELKDVRIAGERGERIPGVLNILVHGIDGQAALSLLDAKGVEVGTGSSCSRDSLKVSHVLSALGYPAVESQGSVVLSMGWSTTDREVLLFREVFGGVLDRLRSLAPALKSS, encoded by the coding sequence ATGAATGAGGTTTTCAGGGCGTCCCTGGATTGCGACAACCAGATGCCGCTTCGGCCCGGGGTGCTGGAAGCCCTGACCCGGAGCCTGGAGGAGGGCGGCAATCCGATGAGCCGTTCCGGGAGGGGACTCCGTGCCAGACAGCGTCTTGAAGACGCCAGGGACATGCTGTCGGAGATCCTGGGGGCGCATCGATCGGAAGTCTGGTTCGTTTCCTGCGGTTCGGAAGCCAACACCTGGGCGCTCGAACGGACGGTCATGCGTGGTGGTCTCCCTCCCCGCGCGGTTTTTGTTTCTCCACTCGAGCATGTTTCCGTTCTTTCCGCGGCGAATGCCCGAAGCCGCCGGGAGGGCATGCCCGTCCTCTCCCTTCCTCTGGCCCCTTCGGGAAAAGTCCAGGTGGACGCTCTCCGGACACTTTTTCCGGAGCCTCCCTTCCTCGTATCGGTCCAATGGGCGAATCCGGAGGTCGGACTGATTCAGCCGATCGAGGAAATTGGCAGAATCGTGCAGGAAAAGGGGGGGACGTTCCATGTGGATTTCATCGCGGCCGAGTCGTTTGTTCCTGTCCGGTTCCGGGATTTGCCCGTCGATCTCCTGACCGTCTCGTCCGCCCGATGGGGAGGGCCTCCCGGAATTGCGGCGCTTTTGCTCAAGCGAGGGGGACGCATCCTGCCCCTGATTGAGGGGGGAGGGCAGGAAGATGGCCGTCGGGGTGGAACCCAGCCGGATTTTCTGGCAGCCGGATGGGAAAGCGCCCTTCGGCACTGGAAAGAGAACCGGGAGGAGGAAATGGCGCGGTTGACAGGTCTGACGCGGGATCTCTCGCGCTGGGTGGTGAGGGAACTGAAGGATGTCCGCATTGCGGGGGAGAGGGGGGAACGGATCCCGGGAGTCCTGAATATTCTTGTCCACGGCATCGACGGCCAGGCGGCGCTGTCTCTTCTGGACGCAAAAGGCGTGGAGGTCGGGACGGGGTCGTCCTGTTCCCGGGACTCCTTAAAAGTGTCCCACGTTCTGTCGGCCCTTGGCTATCCTGCGGTCGAAAGTCAGGGATCGGTGGTTCTTTCCATGGGGTGGTCGACGACCGATCGGGAGGTTCTCCTGTTCAGGGAAGTGTTTGGCGGGGTGCTCGACCGATTGAGGAGTCTTGCTCCGGCCTTGAAAAGCAGTTAA
- a CDS encoding complex I NDUFA9 subunit family protein, which yields MKIAMTGGTGFIGQAFLSAWSRQAPPSEVRLVSRHPPRAPLPSFARWYPGNVTDRGSLAPVFDGVDMVLHLTGILAETKSQSYEAIHVDGTRNVLDASKAGRVSRIIYLSAIGASRTARSRYHRTKAEAEDLLKNSGMDVTIFRPSVVFGKDDKFLNLFAGMGKTLHVLPLIGDGQSRVHPVWVNDLVESVLESMKQPETVGRTYQMGGCRIYTYHELMETLKRSLHFRAIVLPQPETLLRVVAGMQEALLPVPFLTREMVTMALEDNVADPNDLVVSFGKSPYPVEAYLEGEFSSKKE from the coding sequence ATGAAGATTGCGATGACGGGTGGTACTGGATTTATCGGACAAGCGTTTTTGTCTGCCTGGTCCCGCCAGGCTCCTCCCTCGGAAGTTCGCCTCGTGTCGCGCCATCCCCCCCGTGCTCCCCTTCCTTCCTTTGCCCGCTGGTATCCGGGAAATGTCACGGACCGAGGTTCCCTGGCCCCCGTCTTCGACGGCGTCGACATGGTCCTTCATCTGACCGGAATTCTGGCGGAAACAAAATCGCAGAGTTATGAAGCCATCCACGTCGACGGGACCCGAAACGTTCTCGACGCGTCAAAAGCGGGACGGGTGTCCCGTATCATTTATCTATCGGCCATTGGTGCCTCGCGCACGGCCCGGTCACGGTATCACCGGACAAAAGCCGAAGCCGAAGACCTTCTGAAGAACTCCGGTATGGATGTCACGATTTTCCGTCCCAGCGTCGTGTTCGGAAAGGACGACAAGTTCCTGAACCTGTTTGCCGGAATGGGCAAGACCCTTCATGTGCTTCCCCTGATCGGGGACGGACAGAGCCGGGTCCATCCCGTCTGGGTCAACGATCTTGTGGAGTCGGTTCTCGAGAGCATGAAACAGCCGGAGACGGTCGGACGCACATATCAGATGGGCGGGTGTCGCATCTATACCTATCATGAACTGATGGAGACCCTGAAGCGCTCGCTTCACTTTCGGGCGATCGTCCTTCCCCAGCCGGAAACGCTTCTTCGGGTGGTGGCGGGGATGCAGGAGGCGTTGCTTCCGGTTCCTTTTCTGACAAGAGAAATGGTGACGATGGCTCTCGAGGACAATGTGGCGGATCCCAACGACCTGGTCGTGTCTTTCGGGAAAAGCCCCTATCCGGTGGAAGCGTATCTCGAGGGAGAGTTTTCCTCGAAAAAAGAGTAA